The Rhizobium favelukesii genomic sequence AAGTAAAAAATCCATGCGCCCCCAGTTGCTGCACCGATGCCGAGCCAGATCGCGTGCTTGGCGACGCGCTTCAATAGTTTGCCGGTGCTCCATGGCGCATTGTCGAGTTTGATCCGTGCGTTGCGGTCGCCCTCGATGGCGCGCTCGATGACAAGAAACAGATCGACCCACACTGTCTGGGGACAAGCATAACCGCACCATGCTCGCCCGACCGCGGACGTCACCAGAAATAAGCCAAAGCCCGCCATGACCAGCAGGCCCGCCACGTAAAAGAACTCCTGCGGCCAAATCTCGATGAAGAAAAAGAAGAAGCGCCGTGAGGACAGGTCGATCAGGATCGCCTGGTCAGGCGCGAAAGGACCTCTGTCCCACCGCAGCCATGGTGAGAGATAGTAAATCCCAAGCGTGATCAGCATCACCATCCATTTGAAGCGGCGGAAGCGGCCTTCCGCCCGCTTGGGGAAAACTTTCTTGCGCGCGGCATAAAGAGGCTGACGATTGTGCGCCGCGTTGACCGGTTCCACCTGACGATGTTCGACCGTGTTCGTGTCGCGTGGACCTGGGGTGGTGTAGAGATTCATGGTCAGCATCCATCATTGATGCCCCCTTGTCGCATTCCGCAGCGCCGCCTTCCTTGACGTAGGTCAAGAAGCAGGCCAGCCTACACCAACGGCGCAGATCTCTCCCTGCAGTTTTCTTCTGGCCACGCCTTCAGGCGTGACTTTTTTGCAGCCTGGCAGCGGATGTCCGCTTATTAGCGGCTGGTGGTCGAATGATCCTTGAGGCAGGTCAAACTAATCATCGCCTGACCGAGCTTCTCCGTATCTTCCTTTTCTTCTCCTGCCGTGACAGGCATCTTGGCCCGCACGGAAACGCGCGTGTGGACGACCGAGCGCGGCGTTCCGTAGAGCGACATCAGCGGATTGGTATCGCGTGTGGACATGGTGATCTCCTATTTTCCACCGCCGAGCGAATGCACGAAGACGGTCAGTTCCTTCACGGTCGTCTCGCCAAGGCGGGCGGACCAGGCGGGCATCATGCCATGTTTTGGCATGCTGATCTGGCGGACGATCGCCTCTTCGCCCTCCCCCTTGAGCCAGATGGCATCGGCCAGATTGGGCGCCCCCATGTCGATGCTACCCTTGCCGTCTTCCCCGTGACAGGCCGCACAATTGTCGAGAAAGGTCTGTTTGCCGGCGGCATTCGCCATTTCCATATCGGATGGCGTTTTTGTCAGGCTCCAGACATAAGCGGCGACATTACGTGTTTGCGCGGCATCGAGGACGTCAGTAAACGCCGGCATCTCGGACACATGGGTGTCGCTATCACCGTCGAAACGGACACCGTGGGCGATGGTCTTTTGGATTGCTTCAAGATCGCCACCCCACAGCCAGTCGTCGTCGTTGAGGTTCGGGAACCCCGGACCGCCGGTTGCACCACTACCATGGCACGGTACGCAGTTGACCTTAAAGGCCGATGCGCCGCCGGAGATGGCAAATTGCCGCAGATTGGCATCTGCGTCGATCTCGCCGACCGTCTTTGCAGCGATCTGGTCGACATACATGGTCTGGGCCGACTTTGCCGTCTCCACTTCCTGTGTAAGATCGGCGCGGCTCGAAAAGCCGAGTAGACCATTGGAGGCCTTGGTCAAGAGCGGAATGGAAGGATAAGCGATGGCATATCCCACGGCCCACAGGATCGTCGCATAGAACGTCCAGACCCACCACCGCGGCATGGGATTGTTCAGCTCGCGGACGCCGTCCCATTCATGGCCGGTGGTTTCGACGCCGCTGAGTTCATCAACATATTTGTCCGACATATCAGTCATCCTTCAAAGGTATGCTTGCCGCTTCATTGGCGCTTTCCCTGCCGCCCGGACGGAGCGTGAAAAGGACGACGCCGATGAAGAACAGCGCCATTGCCAAGAGACCCCAACTGTCGGCGAAGTGACGCATTGCCGTGTAGGTTTCCATTGCGTGTTCCTCAGCGATATCCGGTTGCATCGTCATAGGTCGAGTAGTCGACCAGGGTGCCAAGCATCTGCAGGTAGGCCACCAGCGCGTCCATCTCGGTCAGCTTCGAGGGGTCGCCGTCAAAGTCGCCCGTTTTGGCCTTCGGATAGCGTTCGAGCAGCGCCGTGGTGTCGGCGTTCGGATCAGCCTGCATTTTCATATCGGCCTCGGCGTTGGCGATCATGTCGGGCGTGTAGGGCACGCCAACAACCCCGTTTGCCTTGAGGTCCATGCCAACGTCCTTGACTGCGACCTCATTGGTCTTGAGGAAGGCGTAGCTCGGCATGATTGATTCCGGCACGACCGCGCGCGGATCGGTGAGGTGCTGCCCCTGCCATTCGTTCGAATAGCGCCCACCGACACGCGCAAGATCCGGTCCGGTGCGCTTCGAACCCCATTGGAAGGGGTGGTCGTACATGGATTCGGCTGCGAGCGAATAATGTCCGTAGCGCTCGACTTCGTCGCGGAATGGCCGGATCATCTGGCTGTGGCAGACATAGCAGCCCTCGCGGACGTAGATGTTGCGGCCGGCGAGCTCCAGTGGCGTATAGGGACGCATCCCCTCCACTTTTTCGATCGTGTTCTGAAGGTAGAACAGGGGTGCGATTTCGACAATGCCGCCAATGCTGACAACCAAAAGCGATCCCACCAGCAGAAGCGTCGCGTTCTTTTCTACGATCTGATGTTTCTCAAGTATCGACATGGTCGTTCCTCATTCGGCAGGCTGGGAAACGCGAGCACCTGGCGTGAGAGCCTCGTTGCGTTGGTGACCACGGATGGTCATGTAGACGTTGAAGGCCATGATCAGACCGCCCGCGAGGTAGAGAGTTCCGCCTACGGCCCGCAGCAGGTAGTATGGGAACATTGCAGCGACGGTTTCGGCGAAGGAATAGACGAGGAACCCCTGGCTATTGTATTCGCGCCACATAAGGCCCTGCTGGATGCCGGCAACCCAAAGTACGGCGGCGTAAATGACGATGCCAAGTGTCGCAAGCCAGAAGTGCCAGTTGGCCATGCGAAGGCTATAAAGACGCTCCCTCCCCCACAGTTTTGGTGTCAGGTAGTATATGGCGCCGAAGGTGATCATTCCGACCCAGCCGAGGGCGCCCGAGTGGACGTGACCGATCGTCCATTCCGTATAGTGGCTGAGAGAGTTGATCGCCTTGACCGACATCATGGGACCTTCGAAGGTCGACATCCCATAAAAGGCGATTGCCATGATCATCATGCGGATGATCGGGTCTGTCCGGATCTTGTCCCAGGCCCCCGAGAGCGTCATCAGGCCGTTGATCATACCGCCCCACGAGGGCATCCAGAGCATGACGGAAAACACCATGCCGAGCGTCTGGGCCCAATCCGGCAGCGCGGTGTAGTGCAGGTGATGTGGACCGGCCCAGATATACATGAAGATCAGGGCCCAGAAGTGGATGACCGACAGGCGGTAGGAATAGACCGGCCGGTTCGCCTGCTTCGGCACGAAGTAATACATCATGCCCAGGAAGCCGGCGGTCAGGAAGAAGCCAACCGCATTGTGGCCATACCACCACTGGGTCAGAGCATCCTGAACGCCGGAGAACGCTGAATAGCTCTTCGAGCCGAGCAAGGAAGCAGGCACGGATAGGTTGTTGACGACATGCAGCATCGCAACCGTGACGATGAAGCCCAGGTAGAACCAGTTCGCGACATAGATGTGCGGTTCCTTGCGCTTCAAAAGCGTTCCGAGGAATGCAAGAAGATAGGCGACCCAGACGATCGTCAGCCAGATGTCGACATACCATTCAGGCTCCGCGTATTCTCGCCCCTCGGTAATGCCCAAGAGATAGCCGGTTGCGGCCATGACGATGAAGAGCTGGTAGCCCCAGAATACGAACCAGCCGAGGCTGCCCCCGAAAAGGCGAGCCCGACAGGTCCTCTGGACGACATAGAAGGAAGTGGCAATCAGCGCATTGCCACCGAAAGCGAAAATAACAGCGGATGTGTGAACCGGCCGCAAACGCCCAAAGTTGAAATATGGAGCGATGTTCAGATCGGGATAGGCGAGCTGAAGCGCGACGACGACCCCGACTAGAAAGCCGACCACGCCCCAAAATACGGTGGCGATGACACCGTATCGAATAACATCGTCGAAATACTCGGACGAATCGGGCTTGGGTCGCTGGCCCGCCAGTGAGAAGTTGACGCGGCGCAGAAGCACGAGCGTGCTCCCCATCAGCACGAAGAACAGCACCCACATATGCGCTGCAAAGAGGTGGTCGTGCGCAAAAGCGGCGCCGAGCAGCGCGAAGAACGCGCAAACGGCGATAACCACGGTTTCCGTCGTATAGTTCATGTCGATGTCCCCAAGCACAGATGATCACGCAGACGCGCAACCTTCGTTCCGATCTTGTCTAGGGAGAGCTGACACGAGCGCCGGGTCTGATCCTTGATCTATGTCAACGACCGCGGTGTTCGGCGCAGGTGCAGGCTGGATTAAACTTCAACGTCCGAAGTAAACCGGCGCGCGCTGTCACAGACTGTTACACTTTCGCACCGAAACGCACGCTGCGAGCATTGCAGTGTAACGCGAACCGTTTTTATTGCCCTCATCTAACGGGACAGAGGGTTTAAAAATGTTGATGCAAAAAAATATTGCTTTCGAAGTCATTCAGGGTTCGGTGAATGACAATTCGAGACATCTATCTCTGAAATCACTTTTTCATTCCATTCCGCAGGAAGTGCTCCAGACCGGCAAGGCTCTGTTCTGGGAAGGCGACGCTGCCAACCACCTTTTTGAACTCGTCGACGGTGTTATGCGCCTCTACCGCATCATCGGTGACGGCCGGCGCGTCATCACGGCCTTTCTGTATCCGGGCGACCTCGTCGGCACATCGCTCCAGGAGCGCTACCTCTACACCGCCGAAGCCGTCACTGATTGCAAGATCCGCCGCATCGCGCGGAAGAATTTCCATGATGAAGTCTCCCGCTCTGCCTGTCTGCGTCCTGATTTCATATCGCTGCTGTGCCAGGAAACGGCTGCTGCTCACGATCAGATGGTGCTGCTGTCCAAGAAGAATGCAGAGGAGCGATTGTGCAGTTTCCTGCTCCAGCTTATCTCCCGGGAAATGACGAACGCGGCAGGCGACCTCGTCACGCTGCCGATGAACAGGCTCGATATCGCTGACTATCTTGGCCTTACCATTGAAACGGTGTCGCGTACCATCAGCAAGCTCGCCGGTCGGAACGTTCTCACCCCGATTGGGCGCCACGACATGAAGATCTTGAGCCTGAAGCGTCTGATTCAATTGTCCGGCAATGGCGATGATTTCTCTTTGGAAAATTGCCATAGCAGCAGTATTCACTAGCGGGCTTGGGACAATCGAGTTGAACACTATGTCGCATCGCTTCATTTCGCCGCGCACAGCATCAAAGCAAGTACTCGAGGCCATCGTCCGCATCATGGGCGGCGCCAACAATATTATCGTGCACGGCTTTAACGGCATCATCACCCAATGGTCGGCCGGCTGCGAAAACATGTACGGCTGGATGCGTGACGAGGCTGTCGGCAAAGTCGTTGACGACCTTCTTTCGACACGGTTTCCTGAACCGATCGAAGAGATTCACCGCCAGCTGCGAGAGAATAACTCGTGGCAGGGCGAAATCACCCATCGCCACAAGGACGGCTATGATGTCGATGTGGCGTCGCGTAGCATGGTGGTGACCCTTTCCGACGGCGAAGCAGTCATTATTCAGACCAATAATGATATCAGCGATTTGAAGCGGGCTCAAAGCGAGGTCAACGCGCGAGAGGCCCACCTGCGGTCCATTCTCGCGACTGTTCCCGAAGCCATGATCGTGATCGATGAGCACGGAATCGTCACGTCGTTCAGCACCGCTGCAGAAAAGCTGTTCGGCATTCAAGCGGACGATATCTGCGGCCGGAATATCAGCAATTTGATGCCGAACCCCGATCGTGACGCGCATGATGATTATATCGCGCGTTATATTAGGACGGGCGAGCGCCGCATTATTGGCTATGGCCGCGTGGTGACCGGTCAACGGGCTGACGGCTCGAAATTCCCGATGGAGCTCCATGTCGGTGAGACGAAGGCAAACGGCGAGCGGATATTTACCGGCTTCGTCCGCGATCTGACCGGCCGGTACAAGATCGAAGAAGACCTGCGGCAGGCGCAAAAAATGGAAGCCGTCGGACAGCTGACGGGTGGCATTGCCCACGACTTCAACAATCTTCTGACGGTGATCAGCGGCAACCTCGAAATAATCGAGGCGAAGCTCGCGGAGGGGCCGCTCAGCCCGCTTCTGCGAGAAGTGCAGGAGGCGGCCGGCGACGGCGCGAAGCTGACAGAGCAACTTTTGGCATTCGGGCGCCGCCAGGCCCTCAATCCGACGCTTGCGGATCTCGGGCAGTTGGTGTCGAGCTTCACCGACCTGTTGCGGCGGACGCTCGGCGAAAATATCGACCTGAAGACAGTCATCATCGGCTCGAACCACAACGTGCTGGTCGACAGTCCCCAGCTGCAGAACGCTCTTTTGAACATCGCGCTGAATGCCCGCGACGCAATGCCACGCGGCGGCAGCCTGACAACGGAGATTAAGCGCGTCTATCTCGATGCAGACTACGCAAAGATGTATCCGCAAGTACGCACTGGAAACTTCGTTCTCATTTCTGTCACCGATACAGGGGTCGGCATGTCGGACGAAGTCAAGGAACACGCCTTCGAACCGTTCTTCACCACCAAGGACGTCGGTTCCGGTACAGGCCTCGGCCTTAGCATGGTCTACGGTTTCGTGAAGCAGTCAGGCGGTCATCTGCAGCTCTATAGCGAGGTCGGACGCGGCACGACGATCCGCATCTATCTTCCCTGGGTACCGGCAGCTGCGACCAAAGCAGACATAGCCGACACCAGATCCGATTCGCGCGATGTGCTGCCAGGCGGCACTGAGACGGTGCTGGTGGTCGAGGACGATGGGCGGGTGCGCCGAGTTGCCGTCGCGCGCCTGTCATCCATGGGCTACAAGGTCATCGAGGCGAGCAATGCGCAGTCGGCCTTGGAGGTTTTGGCCGAAGATCAAACGATTGCCCTGCTGTTCACGGATATTGTCATGCCCGGCGGCATGACCGGCGATGAGCTTGCCAAGGAGGCGCGCATTGTACGCTCCGACCTGAAGATCCTCTTTACGTCGGGCTACGCCGAGCCGGGTCTCGGCGGACGCGAATTTGCGACGCCAGGCAGCTGGCTGCGCAAGCCCTATACCGCAAAGGACCTCGCCGTGCGGGTTCGCGAGCTGCTGGACTGATCATCCTGGATTGGAAGTGCGGCTGACAGATAAGTGCTGCGCGCCGGTGTGCGGCATGGCCGTCAGCGCTTAATGGCCGCAAAAGAGGCGCCGGAGGAACGGCTCTGCCTTCAAGAGTTTCTTCAAGCTTCATTCCGCCTAGCGTTCATCCGGCATCGACAATCACAGGCATTGATGGCCCGCTATTTGATCAACGTCAAAGAAGCACCCCATCAACACGCGTATCACAGCAGCCGATGGCCAATTTCGGCCATCGTTAACTAGGAGATATGAAATGCGTTCGATTATTCCGTGTCTTTTTGCCGCGACGGCCGTGCTTGCTACTACCACCATGCCGTTGATGGCAGCCGACCACCTCGTGCAGATGCTCAATAAGGGCGCCACCGGCGCCATGGTGTTTGAGCCGAGCTTCACCAAGATCGTCCCTGGCGACACCATCACCTTCGTCCCGACCGACAAGTCTCACAATGTCGAGTCCGTCAAGGGTCTGATCCCAGAGAGCGCAGCTGCATTCAAGTCGAAGCCAAGCGAGCAGGTTCAGATCAAGTTCGATGCGCCCGGCGCCTATGTAATCAAGTGCACACCGCACTTCGGCATTGGAATGGTCGCGCTGATCCAGGTCGGCGATGCGCCGGCAAATCTTGAGGCCGTCAGGACCGCGAACCTTCCAAACATAGCCCGCAAGCGCCTTGATGCGGACATCGCCAAGATCACCCAATAATCCAATGCCTACAGCGGGACTGCAGATGGCCTAGCGGCAGGTGGGTTTCCAGCGGCAATCTCACCCAAGGAGGATAATTGTGCTGAAAACAACCCTCGTCGAGAAGTATGGCGAGACGCGGTTGCCACGCTATACGAGCTATCCGACCGCGCCTGCCTTTTCGTCAGCTATCGGTGCGGGTACCCACGGGGGTTGGCTGGCAGAGCTCGACAGCTGCGACCCGGTCTCGCTCTATCTTCATATCCCTTTTTGCCGGTCGATGTGCTGGTATTGCGGGTGTCACACCACGATCACTAAGCTGGATGGGCCGATCCTTGGTTACCTGGATGCCCTCCATCAGGAGATCGACCTGGTCGCGTCCAAACTGAAGCAACCGCTGTCCGTGCAAAATGTGCACTTCGGCGGCGGCACGCCGACGATTATGCGACCGGATGAGTTCGTGGATTTGATGAAGCATCTGAGGAACGCCTTCGGATTGAGGTCGGGGGCGGAAATCGCCTTAGAGATCGATCCGCGTACACTCGCCAGCGAGAT encodes the following:
- the ccoP gene encoding cytochrome-c oxidase, cbb3-type subunit III; the protein is MSDKYVDELSGVETTGHEWDGVRELNNPMPRWWVWTFYATILWAVGYAIAYPSIPLLTKASNGLLGFSSRADLTQEVETAKSAQTMYVDQIAAKTVGEIDADANLRQFAISGGASAFKVNCVPCHGSGATGGPGFPNLNDDDWLWGGDLEAIQKTIAHGVRFDGDSDTHVSEMPAFTDVLDAAQTRNVAAYVWSLTKTPSDMEMANAAGKQTFLDNCAACHGEDGKGSIDMGAPNLADAIWLKGEGEEAIVRQISMPKHGMMPAWSARLGETTVKELTVFVHSLGGGK
- a CDS encoding CcoQ/FixQ family Cbb3-type cytochrome c oxidase assembly chaperone, producing the protein METYTAMRHFADSWGLLAMALFFIGVVLFTLRPGGRESANEAASIPLKDD
- the ccoO gene encoding cytochrome-c oxidase, cbb3-type subunit II, with amino-acid sequence MSILEKHQIVEKNATLLLVGSLLVVSIGGIVEIAPLFYLQNTIEKVEGMRPYTPLELAGRNIYVREGCYVCHSQMIRPFRDEVERYGHYSLAAESMYDHPFQWGSKRTGPDLARVGGRYSNEWQGQHLTDPRAVVPESIMPSYAFLKTNEVAVKDVGMDLKANGVVGVPYTPDMIANAEADMKMQADPNADTTALLERYPKAKTGDFDGDPSKLTEMDALVAYLQMLGTLVDYSTYDDATGYR
- the ccoN gene encoding cytochrome-c oxidase, cbb3-type subunit I, which produces MNYTTETVVIAVCAFFALLGAAFAHDHLFAAHMWVLFFVLMGSTLVLLRRVNFSLAGQRPKPDSSEYFDDVIRYGVIATVFWGVVGFLVGVVVALQLAYPDLNIAPYFNFGRLRPVHTSAVIFAFGGNALIATSFYVVQRTCRARLFGGSLGWFVFWGYQLFIVMAATGYLLGITEGREYAEPEWYVDIWLTIVWVAYLLAFLGTLLKRKEPHIYVANWFYLGFIVTVAMLHVVNNLSVPASLLGSKSYSAFSGVQDALTQWWYGHNAVGFFLTAGFLGMMYYFVPKQANRPVYSYRLSVIHFWALIFMYIWAGPHHLHYTALPDWAQTLGMVFSVMLWMPSWGGMINGLMTLSGAWDKIRTDPIIRMMIMAIAFYGMSTFEGPMMSVKAINSLSHYTEWTIGHVHSGALGWVGMITFGAIYYLTPKLWGRERLYSLRMANWHFWLATLGIVIYAAVLWVAGIQQGLMWREYNSQGFLVYSFAETVAAMFPYYLLRAVGGTLYLAGGLIMAFNVYMTIRGHQRNEALTPGARVSQPAE
- a CDS encoding Crp/Fnr family transcriptional regulator; the protein is MLMQKNIAFEVIQGSVNDNSRHLSLKSLFHSIPQEVLQTGKALFWEGDAANHLFELVDGVMRLYRIIGDGRRVITAFLYPGDLVGTSLQERYLYTAEAVTDCKIRRIARKNFHDEVSRSACLRPDFISLLCQETAAAHDQMVLLSKKNAEERLCSFLLQLISREMTNAAGDLVTLPMNRLDIADYLGLTIETVSRTISKLAGRNVLTPIGRHDMKILSLKRLIQLSGNGDDFSLENCHSSSIH
- a CDS encoding hybrid sensor histidine kinase/response regulator; amino-acid sequence: MSHRFISPRTASKQVLEAIVRIMGGANNIIVHGFNGIITQWSAGCENMYGWMRDEAVGKVVDDLLSTRFPEPIEEIHRQLRENNSWQGEITHRHKDGYDVDVASRSMVVTLSDGEAVIIQTNNDISDLKRAQSEVNAREAHLRSILATVPEAMIVIDEHGIVTSFSTAAEKLFGIQADDICGRNISNLMPNPDRDAHDDYIARYIRTGERRIIGYGRVVTGQRADGSKFPMELHVGETKANGERIFTGFVRDLTGRYKIEEDLRQAQKMEAVGQLTGGIAHDFNNLLTVISGNLEIIEAKLAEGPLSPLLREVQEAAGDGAKLTEQLLAFGRRQALNPTLADLGQLVSSFTDLLRRTLGENIDLKTVIIGSNHNVLVDSPQLQNALLNIALNARDAMPRGGSLTTEIKRVYLDADYAKMYPQVRTGNFVLISVTDTGVGMSDEVKEHAFEPFFTTKDVGSGTGLGLSMVYGFVKQSGGHLQLYSEVGRGTTIRIYLPWVPAAATKADIADTRSDSRDVLPGGTETVLVVEDDGRVRRVAVARLSSMGYKVIEASNAQSALEVLAEDQTIALLFTDIVMPGGMTGDELAKEARIVRSDLKILFTSGYAEPGLGGREFATPGSWLRKPYTAKDLAVRVRELLD
- a CDS encoding pseudoazurin; translation: MRSIIPCLFAATAVLATTTMPLMAADHLVQMLNKGATGAMVFEPSFTKIVPGDTITFVPTDKSHNVESVKGLIPESAAAFKSKPSEQVQIKFDAPGAYVIKCTPHFGIGMVALIQVGDAPANLEAVRTANLPNIARKRLDADIAKITQ